A genomic segment from Aegilops tauschii subsp. strangulata cultivar AL8/78 chromosome 1, Aet v6.0, whole genome shotgun sequence encodes:
- the LOC109763897 gene encoding UV-B-induced protein At3g17800, chloroplastic, with amino-acid sequence MCTVDTLNGCECTLPPDGTRRYPQRIGSPSPPAPVLSMAALRPAPRAAIGDRGPAAVRRGSRRPSYLSSASPCWQQGNILNRKSKCTTRKLLTTVTGAKGDESEFDSVNAPLEPQTWEGSFLCGLLKNQPQIFLVAAAKQLQRLSIQRKDTLTRWEYSIGSSEDCLHRRIAEMKDQECRTAIEDVMYMLIVHKYSKIEVPMVPNLSKIISNRRLHIWPPREADLESIHGPEVLGQIKEHLTSIIRWVHRNGPKINRSTLRVKRLQLARIYSASIMYGYFLKSVAVRHRLDLTFARSEECLQPIQLLNAQLATTRKKEQQEAFDGSVETVPSSKPRSVVDPHDLKSYMMGFDPKTLELCAKLRTNEACNLIEKHSWALFGEKMGSTEIDEAVILDPASLKRLLLEAIAFGSFLWDSEDYVDEIYKLQDS; translated from the exons ATGTGCACCGTCGACACGTTGAACGGCTGCGAGTGTACTTTACCCCCAGACGGCACACGGCGTTATCCTCAAAGAATCGGCTCACCGTCGCCACCTGCTCCCGTCCTCAGCATGGCCGCGCTCCGCCCCGCCCCCCGCGCCGCCATCGGCGACCGCGGGCCGGCCGCCGTCCGCCGCGGCTCCCGCCGGCCCTCGTACCTCTCCTCCGCGTCCCCGTGCTGGCAGCAG GGAAATATCTTGAACCGGAAATCCAAATGCACCACCAGAAAGCTACTGACTACTGTTACTGGTGCAAAGGGTGATGAATCTGAATTTGATAGCGTCAATGCACCACTTGAGCCCCAAACATGGGAAGGGAGCTTCTTGTGTGGCTTATTGAAGAACCAGCCTCAAATTTTCCTAGTAGCTGCAGCAAAGCAACTTCAGCGTCTGTCTATTCAAAGGAAAGACACGCTGACCCGCTGGGAATATAGTATCGGTTCTTCCGAGGACTGTCTTCACAG GAGAATTGCTGAAATGAAGGACCAGGAGTGCAGGACTGCTATTGAGGACGTCATGTACATGTTGATTGTTCATAAATATTCCAAGATTGAGGTTCCGATGGTTCCGAATCTATCAAAAATCATCAGTAATAGAAGATTACATATATGGCCACCAAGGGAGGCAGATCTTGAATCCATTCATGGACCTGAGGTGCTAGGTCAAATTAAGGAGCACTTGACTAGCATTATCAGATGGGTGCACAGGAATGGCCCCAAGATCAATCGCTCAACACTTCGTGTCAAAAGACTGCAATTAGCTCGGATCTATTCTGCTTCAATAATGTATGGGTACTTCCTCAAATCTGTCGCTGTAAGGCATCGCTTGGACCTTACTTTTGCTCGGTCAGAAGAATGTTTACAGCCAATTCAGCTTCTCAATGCTCAACTTGCAACTACCCGTAAAAAGGAACAGCAAGAGGCCTTTGACGGTTCTGTGGAAACGGTGCCTTCCTCGAAACCGCGGTCTGTCGTTGATCCTCATGACCTGAAGAGTTACATGATGGGCTTCGACCCAAAGACCTTGGAGTTATGCGCGAAGCTGCGCACAAACGAGGCTTGTAATCTCATCGAGAAGCACAGCTGGGCACTCTTTGGAGAAAAGATGGGCTCCACGGAGATTGACGAGGCGGTGATACTTGATCCGGCATCCCTGAAAAGACTGCTGCTTGAAGCCATTGCATTTGGTTCCTTCCTATGGGATAGCGAAGACTATGTTGATGAGATATACAAGTTGCAGGACAGCTGA